In Spirochaetota bacterium, one DNA window encodes the following:
- a CDS encoding PTS transporter subunit EIIC, with amino-acid sequence MSKNGSGFEIMQKLGQALMLPVAVLPVAGLLLGIGVGVPAALAVQNIAISPILSNIFSVMGTAGDTIFSILPLLFAIATAIAFTNNDGAAALATLVGYVVFLGTVGAIATINSIPTKSILNIQSLDMGAVGGLLVGGLSAFVFNRTYNTQLPEILGFFGGKRFVLIINALSCLLLGVVMVFIWAPIGSAIQNFSNWAAYENPNIAFPMYGFLERLLIPLGVHHVWNVPFFFEIGNFDKANLLSVQNEISYLAQNASDVLASTALPAELIKGEIPRYLSGDPTAGNLAPSYLFKMWGLPAAAIAIGLSAKPKNRKAVMGLMISAALTSFITGITEPIEFSFMFVAPLLYLAHAGLVFLAYLIVTPMDIRHGTTFSHGLIDFTLLYGLGHNQYMLILLGIVWAILYFVVFYFAIKIFNIPTPGRELNSISVKNVAIDEIAEILVEAYGGASNITTTDACITRLRISVMDVSLINQDKLKELGAKAIIISGNGTQAIFGTQSDIYKNEMIKFMKK; translated from the coding sequence ATGTCAAAAAATGGTTCAGGATTTGAAATCATGCAAAAACTTGGGCAAGCTTTAATGTTACCTGTTGCGGTACTACCTGTTGCTGGTCTATTATTGGGGATAGGTGTGGGCGTACCAGCAGCTCTTGCAGTACAAAATATAGCGATATCACCTATATTAAGTAATATTTTTAGTGTTATGGGAACTGCTGGTGATACTATTTTTAGTATTCTTCCTTTATTATTTGCTATTGCAACAGCAATCGCTTTTACAAACAATGATGGAGCAGCAGCTCTTGCAACATTAGTTGGTTATGTAGTTTTTCTTGGTACTGTAGGGGCTATTGCAACAATCAACAGTATTCCAACAAAATCTATCTTAAATATCCAATCTCTTGATATGGGTGCTGTTGGTGGATTGTTAGTAGGAGGGTTATCTGCTTTTGTTTTTAATAGAACTTATAATACTCAATTACCAGAAATTCTAGGATTTTTTGGAGGAAAAAGATTTGTTCTTATTATAAATGCTTTGTCTTGTCTTCTTTTAGGGGTAGTAATGGTATTTATTTGGGCTCCTATTGGCAGTGCTATCCAAAATTTTTCAAACTGGGCAGCTTATGAAAATCCAAATATAGCTTTCCCAATGTATGGTTTTTTAGAAAGATTACTTATTCCTCTTGGTGTTCACCATGTATGGAATGTTCCTTTTTTCTTTGAAATAGGCAATTTTGATAAAGCTAATTTACTTAGTGTCCAAAATGAAATTTCTTATTTAGCTCAAAATGCTTCCGATGTTCTTGCTAGTACAGCTCTTCCGGCTGAATTAATAAAAGGTGAAATTCCACGTTATCTTTCAGGAGATCCTACTGCTGGAAATTTAGCACCATCATATTTATTCAAAATGTGGGGACTACCCGCAGCAGCTATTGCTATAGGTTTGAGTGCAAAACCAAAAAATCGTAAAGCCGTAATGGGATTAATGATCTCTGCAGCCCTCACATCATTTATAACAGGTATTACAGAACCTATTGAATTTTCATTTATGTTCGTTGCTCCGTTACTCTATTTAGCACACGCAGGTTTAGTCTTTTTAGCATATCTTATTGTTACTCCTATGGATATTCGCCATGGTACAACTTTCTCTCATGGGCTAATTGATTTTACTCTACTTTACGGATTAGGACATAACCAATACATGCTCATTCTCTTGGGTATTGTTTGGGCAATACTATATTTTGTCGTATTTTATTTTGCTATTAAAATTTTTAATATCCCAACCCCTGGTCGTGAATTAAACTCAATATCTGTAAAAAATGTAGCTATCGATGAAATTGCAGAAATACTTGTTGAAGCATATGGTGGTGCTAGCAATATTACTACTACAGATGCTTGTATCACTAGATTAAGAATTTCTGTGATGGATGTTAGTCTCATCAATCAAGATAAATTAAAAGAATTAGGTGCTAAAGCTATTATTATTTCTGGAAATGGAACACAAGCTATTTTTGGGACTCAATCCGATATTTATAAAAATGAAATGATTAAATTTATGAAAAAATAA
- a CDS encoding MATE family efflux transporter, whose protein sequence is MSTYNKLTRKITPLILGIGIPASLRSLSQYIQQIIDTMYIGQYNSDSLLAISSVIIPFWMFESFWIGIASATTVMIAQRIGSKNKKSATKVAQMTFLIAIILSFCFFVFWQIMSPVIAKLMNLTGDPADNAIIYIKTVSFLYFFRFVGLGAPASILESLGNTKIIMYATLAQCFTNIILDPILIWGLGPIPEFGIQGAAIATVLAELVATTILSMYFWKHNYLNIKTTTILPLQYDLKERFKLGFPLTIEIMIWSLSTASIISMMNAVFPLGGAIFNVGFLLSDMCYKLLYGFDIANMSLIGRSFGAKRKDRMIAIIRSVTKTKWITGLSIMLFFYILRIPIVRLFSNDQIIVQTTLDNFLWILSIALITMTVGINMSTLNGMGYARYSLYVSLVAIPIRVILSYWILYHTNFGITGIWAATIIEEILRIVLTYIIRNHMLKKYWDKWATAPLS, encoded by the coding sequence ATGTCAACATATAACAAATTAACCCGAAAAATAACTCCTTTAATTTTAGGAATTGGTATTCCAGCTAGTCTTCGCTCACTTTCTCAATATATACAACAAATTATTGATACAATGTATATTGGTCAATATAATAGTGATAGTTTACTGGCCATTTCATCTGTTATTATACCTTTTTGGATGTTTGAATCATTTTGGATTGGGATAGCTTCCGCAACTACGGTTATGATTGCTCAGCGTATTGGATCAAAAAATAAAAAATCTGCTACTAAAGTTGCTCAAATGACTTTTTTAATAGCAATTATATTATCTTTTTGTTTTTTTGTTTTTTGGCAAATAATGAGTCCAGTAATAGCAAAATTGATGAATTTGACAGGAGATCCTGCTGATAACGCTATTATCTATATTAAAACAGTATCATTTTTATATTTTTTTAGATTTGTTGGATTAGGTGCTCCTGCATCTATTTTGGAATCCTTAGGAAATACTAAAATAATTATGTATGCTACTCTTGCTCAATGTTTCACAAATATTATTCTTGATCCTATTTTGATTTGGGGCTTAGGGCCTATTCCAGAATTTGGGATTCAAGGTGCTGCTATTGCTACTGTATTGGCAGAGCTTGTAGCTACAACAATCTTGAGTATGTATTTTTGGAAACATAATTATCTCAATATCAAAACTACTACTATATTGCCTCTTCAATATGATCTTAAAGAGCGTTTCAAATTAGGATTTCCTCTTACTATAGAAATAATGATTTGGAGTTTATCTACTGCTAGTATCATATCCATGATGAATGCTGTTTTTCCTTTAGGGGGGGCAATCTTCAATGTAGGATTCTTACTTAGTGATATGTGTTACAAACTTTTATATGGATTTGATATTGCAAATATGTCCTTAATAGGCAGATCATTTGGAGCCAAACGAAAAGATAGAATGATTGCAATAATAAGATCTGTAACCAAAACTAAATGGATTACAGGATTGTCTATTATGTTATTTTTTTATATACTTAGAATTCCTATTGTTAGATTGTTTTCTAACGATCAGATAATTGTACAAACTACCTTGGATAATTTTTTATGGATTTTGAGTATAGCTTTAATTACAATGACTGTAGGGATTAATATGAGCACCTTAAATGGTATGGGCTACGCTCGTTATTCTCTTTATGTTAGCCTTGTTGCTATTCCTATACGCGTTATATTGTCTTATTGGATACTATACCATACAAATTTTGGTATTACAGGAATTTGGGCAGCTACTATTATTGAAGAAATTTTGAGAATTGTATTGACTTATATTATTAGAAATCATATGTTAAAAAAATATTGGGACAAATGGGCTACAGCACCATTATCTTAA